The genome window GAACCGTGCCGCGCAGGCTGGGCGTACCGGGAGAAGACAGGTGGGCGGGCTCGGGCATCAGCTGGTGCGCCATCTGTGACGGGCCGCAATACCGGGGCAAGCGGGTGGCGGTTATCGGCGGCGGAAATTCCGCGGTTGAGGAGGCCCAGTATCTTGCCGGAATCTGCGAAAAGGTCACCGTCATCACCATGCTTGATCTCACGGCCGACCCCAAGGCCTGCGGCATTTTGTGCACGCGTGACAACGTGGAAATACATACCTACCAGGAAGTGCTGGAGTTCACCGGAACGGATCGCCTCACCGGCGTCTCGTTCCACAGCACCCAGGAAGATAACGGGATTTGCCACGTCCCGTGTGACGGGGTTTTCGAGTATATCGGTTTTCAGGCTTCCAACCAGGCATTCAGCCACCTGGGCATTGTCGACGCGACCGGCTGCATCGTGACGGACGGCCACATGCGCACAAGCGTCCCCGGCATTTTCGGCGCGGGCGATATTACGGCCAAGCACCTGCGGCAGATCGTCACGGCGGTTTCCGACGGCGCTGTCGCGGCCAACAGCGCCGCATCGTATGTGAAATCTCTGTCC of uncultured delta proteobacterium contains these proteins:
- the trxB gene encoding Thioredoxin reductase translates to MNTVYDVIIVGAGPAGMTAAIYAIRSNLKVLLLDRLSPGGQMVNTNEVENYTGAGRLSGADLAIRMFEHTQELGVEFDYKTVRDIVNDGALKTVVCEEDDTVYTTRSVILATGTVPRRLGVPGEDRWAGSGISWCAICDGPQYRGKRVAVIGGGNSAVEEAQYLAGICEKVTVITMLDLTADPKACGILCTRDNVEIHTYQEVLEFTGTDRLTGVSFHSTQEDNGICHVPCDGVFEYIGFQASNQAFSHLGIVDATGCIVTDGHMRTSVPGIFGAGDITAKHLRQIVTAVSDGAVAANSAASYVKSLS